The Armatimonadota bacterium DNA segment CGGCGGCTTATGCGCCGTATTTGTCTGTTGCTGCCCTTGCCGGCCTCGATACCGTGTTGGGTGGCATCAAGGCCGGAATCGAAGGTAGGTTTCAAAACGACATATTCGCGAGTGGGTTCCTTCTGAACACCTCGCTGGCGGCGCTGATGGCCTGGCTTGGCGATGCTATCGGTCTGAATCTGGCGCTTGTCGCAGTGCTGGTGCTTGGAGGACGCATCTTTCTCAATCTCTCGCTCATCCGGCGTTACTACCTTACGCGCCGAGCCATGGCGCGCAGTCAACAGCAGGAAGAGGCGGCAGCAGCCGCAGCCACGGCGGCAGCTACCAGCCTTTCTGCCCAGACAGAGCCACACTGATTGAGCGCCGTACGAGCTCGGGCAGGTACATTCGGTATAAAAAGGCAATAGTGAAGGACACGAGGACTACATGGCAACACCGAACAATTCATCATTTCCACCCGACATCCACGGCGCCCGGATCAAGGTTGTAGGCGTCGGTGGCTGCGGATTGAACGCCGTCACCCGGATGATCGAAGCCGGATTGGGCGGTGTTGAGTTCATCGCTATGAACACCGACGCGCAGGTTCTTAACATCTCGCCCGCCGGAGACAAGCTGCAGCTGGGCGAGGCGACCACCCACGGATTGGGCGCCGGCGGAAATCCCGATATTGGCCGGCGAGCGGCCGATGAAAGTGCGGCCGAGATTCGTAAACGGCTGGATGGCGCCGAAATGGTATTTATCACCGCCGGCATGGGCGGCGGCACGGGTACCGGGGGTGCGCCGGTGGTCGCAGCTATCTGCCAGGAGTTGGGCATACTGACGATTGGTGTGGTTACGCGACCGTTCTCCTTTGAAGGACCGCGGCGCGCGCGGATTGCGTCGGATGGAATCGATGACTTACGGTCACACGTAGATGCGATCATCGTGGTTCCCAACGACCGCCTGGCGATCGCGGACCGCAAGGTGACCTTTGAGGATGCGTACCGTGCCGCCGACGACATACTGCGACAAGGCGTTCAGGGAATCACCGACATGATCAACATCCCGGCAGTCCAGAACGTAGATTTCGCCGACGTCCAGTCGATCATGAAGGGCGCCGGCACCGCGCTGATTGGGATCGGGATCGCGAGCGGGGATCATCGTGCAGCCGAAGCAGCCGAGCTAGCCATAAACTCACCCCTTCTTGAGCACGGCATGGACGGCGCGACCGGCGTGCTGGTGAGTTACACCACAAGCTCCGACTTCCGCCTTGAGGAGCTTACCGAAGCCTCCGAGATCATCCTGGGCAAATGCGATCCGGACGACGCGAATATCATTACCGGCTGGATCAAGGACAGCGCGCTTGCCGGCGAAGTTAAGATCACGGTCGTGGCCACAGGGTTCGGCCGGCATCGGTCCAGCGGATTTGCCGGCGGCGGTGCGGCGCCACCACGTCCGGCCGACGTTTTCCAACGCAGGATCGACACGGGAACACCAGCTTCCGCGGTGGCGGCCAGCGACGAGAAACCGGCGGCGTCGACGCCGTCGACGCCGGCGCCTACGCGCGACGAGGTCGAGGTCCCTGATTTTCTCCGGCGGCGCCCGTAACAGTTCGGCCGCAGCGCACGCGGGTGGTGGGATAAGTTTGGAAGGCGTGCGTTACGATGGACTCTATCTATCTCGATTCGGCCGCAACCACCGCCGTGGACCCCGGCGTATTGGCAGCGATGCTGCCGTGGTTCCAGGCCGACTTCGGCAATCCCTCCAGCATTCACGCTACCGGACGTCGCGCGCGAGGCGCCGTTGATGAAGCGCGCGATGCGGTAGCCCAGCTCATTGGGTCCGCATATTCCGAGATCACCTTCACCAGTGGCGGCACTGAGGCCGACAATCTGGCGATCCTGGGCGTGCTGCTGGCAGCGCCGCCCGAGCGTAATCACGTGGTCATCAGCGCGATTGAGCACCACGCAGTACTCCATGCGGGCCGGCTGGCTCGCCAACTCGGGTTCCGGGTTACGGAGGTGGCTCCAGACACGAATGGCGTGCTAGCCGCCGACCGCGTGGCCGCAGCCCTGGATGCCGGTACCGCGCTGGTATCGGTGATGCACGGCAACAACGAGATCGGCACACTGCAGCCAATCGCTCAGATCGCCGATGTGGCGCACGCCATAGGCGCGTGGCTGCACACCGACGCCGTGCAGAGCGCTGCGGTTCAGCCGGTGGATGTTGATGAGCTGCGGTGCGACCTGCTGAGCCTTAGCGCGCACAAGATGCATGGCCCAAAAGGCGCCGGCGCGCTCTATGTTCGCACCGGCGTGCCGGTAAGCGCGCTGATGGTGGGCGGAGCGCAGGAGCGTGAGCGCCGTGCGGGAACGGAGAACGTTCCGGCGATTGTGGGCTTTGGAGTGGCGGCGAACCAGACGCGCCGCTGGGTACGAACCGATGGGCCGGCCACGGTGGGCACGCTGCGTGACGGAGTCGAGACCGCCATTCAGAGCGCTCTGCCTGGCGTTACAATCCACGGCGCCGATGCCGCCCGGATGCCGCACATCTCCAGCTTTCGGCTGGATGGAGTTGATGGCGCCACGCTGTTGATGAACCTCGACCGGCGCGGTATCGCCGCATCGAGCGGCTCGGCATGCTCATCAGGCTCTATCGAGCCGTCACATGTGCTCACAGCGCTTGGCATACACCGGCGCGATGCTTCCGGCGGTGTTCGATTGAGCCTCAGTCGCACCACAAGCGCAGAGGAGTTGACTGCGGCAGTACAAGCCGTATGCGAAATCTCTGCCCAGCTCCAGCGGTGAGCCGCCGTAGGCCGTCCGCTCTTTGGGCTGCGAACGGATCACTCGTACAGGAGAAATGGCTTTCTGCGCTGGGCAAACGCGTGGTCATCTTCGTACCAGGAGTGGACGAGCTCTTCCGGATCGGCGCCCGCACGGAATCGCTCAAACGCTGCCCGGTTTACCAGGAGGCGGTTGAACTCGGAGATGCGCCAGGTTGACGGGTACAGATCGCGGAGCGCGGCGGCTATTGCTACACCGGTCAGCACCGGTACAAGCGCCTCGCGGCTGGTGATTTGAAGACTGATCCCCCGGCACAATGCGCCGGCATGGATACTTGAGTTAGGGCGAAACTCTGTAGGCACGAACACCACACCCGGCAGCCGCTCCGCGCGCAGGCGGGCGGCGAGAACGCGGCCATCGATGAACGGCGCGCCAACGATCTCAAACGGCGTGTCGGTACCACGGCCAACGCTCACGTTGGTTGGCTCCAGCAGCCCGATTCCAGGATAGAGCAGCGCCTGGTTGAAGCATCGAATGTTCGGAGACGGATTGATCCACAACAGGTTGGTTTCGTCCCAGAACATACTGCGCCGCCAACCCGCAGCGCGCTCAACGTGAAGGTTCACGCCAATCGGGCGTTCGGTGTGAAACATCCCGGCCAGCTCCCCCACGGTCATGCCATGTCGAACCGGCATAGGATGAAATGCCGTAAAGCTGAGGCGGTCGGAGTCCGCCTCAGGCCCTTCCACCACCAATCCGCCAATCGGGTTAGGCCTATCGAGCACTACAAACATCAGGCCGTGCTCCGCCGCAGCCTCCATGCAAAGACCAAGCGTGCTGATGTACGTGTAGTAGCGAGCGCCGATATCCTGAATGTCGTAGACCAGCGTATCCAGGCCGCGCAACTGTTCGGGCGACGGCTTATCTGTTTTGCCATACAGGCTATACACGGGCAGACCGGTGGCGGAATCGCGGGTATCGGCGACGCCGGTATCCAGCACTCCCTCAAGCCCATGCTCGGGGCTGAAAAGGGCGTGAAGCTGAACGTTCGGCGCGTGGTGCAGTAGGTCCGCGCTGCGCCTCCCCTCGCTCGACAGTCCGGTATGGTTGGTAACAAGGCCGCACTGCTTGCCACGCAGCAGCTTGAAGCCTGTTACCGCCAGAGCGTCGATCCCGGTGGAGACCGGGTTGAGATTTGCCGCCATTACCGCTCCCTTCCATTCACACGCCTATCGCATCTCCACCGGCGCCAGCCACATCGTCAGACCGGGGTTCAGCGTGTACGATGCAGGGAGCGCGCGCAGCGCGCCGGCCAGCAACTCGAGCGGCTCGTGCTCGCCGGCCACGTACAGCACGTTCACGGTGCCCGGCCATATCGGCGTGTTCTGCCTCCGACCGGCCCCGCCGAGCCCGTGCGCGCCAAACAGGCGCGTCCAGCCGGAGATGCCCATCTCTTCCAGCGTCTCAATAACCCGCTCATCCATGCCACTGTCGTACACCGCAGTAAGAAGCGAATTCACGTTTCAATCCTCTGCCGTATGCCGGATTACAAGGTTACCCATCAGGTCGGTCTCCGCAACCCATCCGGGTATTACCAGAATGGTAGCATCGTGCTGCACCACCACGCACGGCCCTGGTAGCTGTTGACGCACCGCGAGCTCCTCGCGGTGAAAAATGGGCGCTTCATGTGTACAGGCCAGACGCAGGCATGTAGTTCCTGCGGGCCGGGCGAGTTTGGTCGGGAGCTGGGGCTTTGGCAACCGTGGCGGGCGGCCGCGCTGCACCGCCAGGCCCACCTGGACGGCCTCCACATTGCGTTCTGGAGCGCTGAAACCATATAGACGGCGGTGGCTGCGGTGGAACCTGGCGATGGCAGCGCCGACGCCCGGTGTAGGGAGCGGGATGGGAATATGGCTGCCCTGCCCTTCGTAACGCAATCCCACTGTGGCCTGCCACGTGAGCCCGCGCAGCGCGATGCCATCGGCAGTCAGCGACGACTCCAACTGGCCGCGCATCTCGTTCAACACCCGGTTCACAAGGCGATCCATCTCCTCAACCGGGCCGGGCGAACTGCATCCGGCGGGAAGTGAGCGGACGACCTCGGTGAGCTTAACGGCCTGTACCAGCCCCCAGGCGGAGAAGACACCGGGATGTGGCGGCGCCATCACCTCACGCATGGCGACCATCTCGGCCAGTTCGCACGCATGCAGGGCTGATGCGCCGCCGAACGCCAGCAGTGTAAAGCCCGACGGGTGATATCCGCGCGCCGCGGTCGCTCGGCGTATAGCGCGCGCCATCTCGGCATTCGCGACCTCTATCACGCCCGTGGCCAGATCTATCGGCGTCATTCCAGCCGCTCGACCGGCATCGGCAAAAGCACGTGCGACGGCCTCCACATGAAGAGGCGTGTCGCCGGCCAGGCGCACGTCGTGCGGTATACGCCCGAGAAGGATGTGGGCGTCGGTGACGGTAATCTGGTTACCTCGCCCGTATGCGACCGGGCCCGGGTCTGCGCCCGCGCTTTGCGGACCAACATGCAGCGCACCGGCCTCATCGATGCGCGCGATCGCTCCACCGCCGACTCCGATCGTTTCGATATCCAGAGCCGGCGTACGCAGCGGCTGGCCGGCGACGTGGGTCTCCTGAGCGGCCTGTGGACGGTAGTCGACTACCACGGCAAGATCGGCGCTGGTCCCGCCAACATCCAGCGTCAGCAGCCTGCGGCGGCGCGCGGCGCGCGCCAAACTCGCTGCGGCCGTAACGCCACCAGCCGGACCGGAAAGGGCGCTATGAATGGCCATGTGGCCGGCTTCCGGTGGCAGGCGCATCGCGCCGTTGGATTGCATCACGTGAACGGCGGAGGCGCCGAGGCGGCGGGCCGGCGGCTCCAAGGCGGTAAGGTAGCTCTGAAGAACGGGCGCCACATAGGCATTCGCCACAGTTGTGGCGGCACGCTCGAATTCGCCCTGTATTGGCGCCACCTTCGAGGAGATGGAGACCGGTATGCCAATCTCGGCGGCAAGCGACAGTATCTGCTCCTCATGGCTCGGGTTGAGGTATGCAAAAAGAAGGCACACCGCCAGAGACTCGGCATTTAACTCCGAAACCAGTTTGAGCGTGCGCCGGATTTCACCGATATCCAGCCCATTCAGCACAGCGCCGCGCCAGTCGACGCGCTCTGCAGCCTCGAAGCGCATTCTCCGCTCAACAAGCGGCTCGGCACGACTCGGCGACAGATCGTACAACCGGTCGCGATTCTGCCGCCCGATTTCAATCGCGTCGCGAAACCCCTGCGTGGAGATGAGCGCCACGCGCGCTCCTGAACGCGTCAGGAGCGTGTTGGTTACCACAGTGGTGCCGTGCACGAGCCGAAATGGTGCCGTGAGCCAGCCGCGATCGATGGCATGTTTCATGCCCGCTAGCACCGCCTGCTCGGGGTGCGACGGCGTTGACGCACATTTCCAGGTTACCGGCGCCCGACCCGGTACGATAAAGACGAAATCGGTGAATGTGCCCCCGGTATCTACCCCGGCAATCGACTCGGATCCTGACTTGGAGATTGGCGTCATCAGATGAGATTCCGGATCACTCTCGAATTCTGCTGGAGCACAGCGGCAGTCGCAGCCATACTGGCGCCATCCGCAAGTGCCGCTCACGGGCGCCGGGCAGCCAAAGCGCAAAAACCGGCTACCGGCATGATACCCATCATCATGTACCACGCCATCGGCGGACCGGCGGAGTTCGCCGGCGGTCGGCGCTACGATATTCACGGGTTGAATATCGCCCCGCAAACCTTCCGACACCAGCTTGAACTGATGCGCAATGCCGGATGGATACCGATCAATGTATCGGAGCTGCTCAAGCGCGGGCCATGGGCGCCATCCGGTCGGCAGCCGGTGGCGCTCACGTTCGATGATGCACGCGGCAGCCAGTTTCACACGCTGCCGAACGGCTCAATCGATCCCAACTGCGCGGTCGGCATCCTGCTTGCGTTCCATCGACGGCATCCGGATTGGCCGCTGCGCGCCACGTTTTACATTCTGCCCGATTCACCGTGGAACGGCGTTCCGTTCGACCAGGATCGCGAAGGCGGATGGAAGCTGCGGTTTCTTATCCGACACGGCTTTGAGTTAGGTAACCACACCACCTCACATCGCCCACTGAACACACTGGATGGCCGTACCATTCAGTGGGAACTTGCCAATGCTGTAAGTTACATTCACCGCGAAGTCGGCCCATACGCCGTCCGTTCGCTCGCCCTGCCCTACGGCATCCCGCCGAAACCGGCCTACCGGGCCACGCTCTTCACGGGCCGGTACCGTGGCGCCACCTACAACCAGCGGCTGGTGCTGCTCGCAGGCGGCGGACCGTCGCCGCTGCCAACCGATCCGCGGTTTGTATTCGGCGCGATTCCGCGTGTTGTGCCTGCACCGGGCGTAGTGGAGCAGTGGACGCGGAAGCTGCGCCACGCGTGGAATAACATTGCGATAGGCAGGGGCGACGCAGGTGCCGGCCCGCGGTCACACGAATAGTCCGGTCGA contains these protein-coding regions:
- a CDS encoding small basic family protein, whose translation is MVYWLFDRGNWQVPAAYAPYLSVAALAGLDTVLGGIKAGIEGRFQNDIFASGFLLNTSLAALMAWLGDAIGLNLALVAVLVLGGRIFLNLSLIRRYYLTRRAMARSQQQEEAAAAAATAAATSLSAQTEPH
- a CDS encoding hydantoinase/oxoprolinase family protein; protein product: MTPISKSGSESIAGVDTGGTFTDFVFIVPGRAPVTWKCASTPSHPEQAVLAGMKHAIDRGWLTAPFRLVHGTTVVTNTLLTRSGARVALISTQGFRDAIEIGRQNRDRLYDLSPSRAEPLVERRMRFEAAERVDWRGAVLNGLDIGEIRRTLKLVSELNAESLAVCLLFAYLNPSHEEQILSLAAEIGIPVSISSKVAPIQGEFERAATTVANAYVAPVLQSYLTALEPPARRLGASAVHVMQSNGAMRLPPEAGHMAIHSALSGPAGGVTAAASLARAARRRRLLTLDVGGTSADLAVVVDYRPQAAQETHVAGQPLRTPALDIETIGVGGGAIARIDEAGALHVGPQSAGADPGPVAYGRGNQITVTDAHILLGRIPHDVRLAGDTPLHVEAVARAFADAGRAAGMTPIDLATGVIEVANAEMARAIRRATAARGYHPSGFTLLAFGGASALHACELAEMVAMREVMAPPHPGVFSAWGLVQAVKLTEVVRSLPAGCSSPGPVEEMDRLVNRVLNEMRGQLESSLTADGIALRGLTWQATVGLRYEGQGSHIPIPLPTPGVGAAIARFHRSHRRLYGFSAPERNVEAVQVGLAVQRGRPPRLPKPQLPTKLARPAGTTCLRLACTHEAPIFHREELAVRQQLPGPCVVVQHDATILVIPGWVAETDLMGNLVIRHTAED
- the ftsZ gene encoding cell division protein FtsZ, translating into MATPNNSSFPPDIHGARIKVVGVGGCGLNAVTRMIEAGLGGVEFIAMNTDAQVLNISPAGDKLQLGEATTHGLGAGGNPDIGRRAADESAAEIRKRLDGAEMVFITAGMGGGTGTGGAPVVAAICQELGILTIGVVTRPFSFEGPRRARIASDGIDDLRSHVDAIIVVPNDRLAIADRKVTFEDAYRAADDILRQGVQGITDMINIPAVQNVDFADVQSIMKGAGTALIGIGIASGDHRAAEAAELAINSPLLEHGMDGATGVLVSYTTSSDFRLEELTEASEIILGKCDPDDANIITGWIKDSALAGEVKITVVATGFGRHRSSGFAGGGAAPPRPADVFQRRIDTGTPASAVAASDEKPAASTPSTPAPTRDEVEVPDFLRRRP
- a CDS encoding cysteine desulfurase, with the protein product MDSIYLDSAATTAVDPGVLAAMLPWFQADFGNPSSIHATGRRARGAVDEARDAVAQLIGSAYSEITFTSGGTEADNLAILGVLLAAPPERNHVVISAIEHHAVLHAGRLARQLGFRVTEVAPDTNGVLAADRVAAALDAGTALVSVMHGNNEIGTLQPIAQIADVAHAIGAWLHTDAVQSAAVQPVDVDELRCDLLSLSAHKMHGPKGAGALYVRTGVPVSALMVGGAQERERRAGTENVPAIVGFGVAANQTRRWVRTDGPATVGTLRDGVETAIQSALPGVTIHGADAARMPHISSFRLDGVDGATLLMNLDRRGIAASSGSACSSGSIEPSHVLTALGIHRRDASGGVRLSLSRTTSAEELTAAVQAVCEISAQLQR
- a CDS encoding DUF1343 domain-containing protein, whose product is MAANLNPVSTGIDALAVTGFKLLRGKQCGLVTNHTGLSSEGRRSADLLHHAPNVQLHALFSPEHGLEGVLDTGVADTRDSATGLPVYSLYGKTDKPSPEQLRGLDTLVYDIQDIGARYYTYISTLGLCMEAAAEHGLMFVVLDRPNPIGGLVVEGPEADSDRLSFTAFHPMPVRHGMTVGELAGMFHTERPIGVNLHVERAAGWRRSMFWDETNLLWINPSPNIRCFNQALLYPGIGLLEPTNVSVGRGTDTPFEIVGAPFIDGRVLAARLRAERLPGVVFVPTEFRPNSSIHAGALCRGISLQITSREALVPVLTGVAIAAALRDLYPSTWRISEFNRLLVNRAAFERFRAGADPEELVHSWYEDDHAFAQRRKPFLLYE
- a CDS encoding polysaccharide deacetylase family protein, with the translated sequence MRFRITLEFCWSTAAVAAILAPSASAAHGRRAAKAQKPATGMIPIIMYHAIGGPAEFAGGRRYDIHGLNIAPQTFRHQLELMRNAGWIPINVSELLKRGPWAPSGRQPVALTFDDARGSQFHTLPNGSIDPNCAVGILLAFHRRHPDWPLRATFYILPDSPWNGVPFDQDREGGWKLRFLIRHGFELGNHTTSHRPLNTLDGRTIQWELANAVSYIHREVGPYAVRSLALPYGIPPKPAYRATLFTGRYRGATYNQRLVLLAGGGPSPLPTDPRFVFGAIPRVVPAPGVVEQWTRKLRHAWNNIAIGRGDAGAGPRSHE